The Gloeothece verrucosa PCC 7822 genomic interval TCCACGATATCACTTGTTAAACTTATGATCTCAGAAAAAATTAAGCAGGAATTACAATCGGCCAAACAAAAAAAATTAGACCCATTGCCCGCCGATTTAGAGATTGAAACTCTTGAATTTTTTGATCAGTTTGGTATTATGGGTGGCTATACTCCATTAGGAAGTTTTGAATTAGAGCGCTCGACCAATTCTACCCTCGAATTTATAGCCGTGTATGTCAATGGACTTTTGGCTTATTTTTTGGACAAACCCGGCACAAATGAAACAGTTCTTTTTGATCGACTTCAAAATTTAAAAAATCGAGGTATTTTAGATTTAATTGGAGGATAATTTATGACGGTTACACCAGTTAGTGAAAGCCATGTTGGTCAAATGCAAAGCGCGTTAATAGCTTTTGCACAAACTTTCTTAAAAATGGAAGGGCTTAAATTAGACGAAAAAAACCAGGAAAAAAAACCCGAAAATCATGATGAACCTCCCAAGAAAGAAAACTCTTCTCAAAAATCTCAAAAAGATTCCGAAAATACCCCCTTTCCTTCTCCTGATGAGCGAGGAAATAGCCAAGGTCATGAAGAAAAACTACAAGAAAGTAATTTAATACCTCTAATTGAAATTTGGCAGAACGGTAATCTTATTAAAGGTAAAAATGTTGATAAATTAGATGCGGTTCTAAATATTCGATTGGAAATGGCACATCAACTCGCGCAACCCGGGCAAATTATTAAAGGTCTGGAAAATCTTGAAGTTTTGGGAATTTTAGGACAAAAGTCCACAACCTTATTTAAAACAGATGAGCAGGGCAAAGTTGAAGTTAATCAAAATTTTTCAACACTTTTAGAAGAAACAAGAAAGCCTGCTTTTTCTAAAGCCAAAGAAGATAGACCTCAACAAAACCTAAATTCCGCGCCAGATATAATCACTCAATTGATTAACGATTACGAGGCTTTCCGTACAGACATAAAAGCCGATATCAAAAATGAAATACACTCCTCATTCAAGGAGATGTTAAAGGAGAGAAATCAAAAACCTCGTGACTATCAATGGTGGCAAAAAGCGGCTCAAAGACCTGGGGCACTGTGGGATTTGTGGAGAACAAGGCGATCTCAACAATCGGCGGCTTATACAATAACACAGCTTTGGCAGTCTGAAGCTGCCCCTAACGATAAACTATACCAAGCCAACGGTTATTCAGTTTACCGAGAAGGCAACGAGTTTAAGCTGGAGGACAATCAAGGAAATGAACTCTTAAGATTCAAAACCAACAGTCTTGGTGCTGCTATGGTGACTCAATCCCATCTAAAAGACAAAGATTTAGATGCTTTAAAAGACCTCAAACAATCGTTAAAATCCGGTCAACTAACTGAAGACTTCATGACTGTTGATAAGTTAGCGACTTCAAGAGAGATACGAACTCTCAATATTGTTGAGCAATTGGTGTCATTATCTAAGCAAACCAGTGCTAAATCGAGGCAAGAAAGCGATGAAAATAATAGGTATTTGATTCGTTCAGCTTCTAATGGAGAGGTGGTTATTTTGAAAAAAGATGAATTAAATCAGCACAAGATAATTTTTCAAAGAACTGCCCAAGGTGTAGTTAATCTAATGACCAAACAAGACCTAGAGCATTTAGAGAATGTTTTAAAAATTAAAACTCAATCGGCAATAGAGCTTAATCGTCAGATTGAACAAGTTCGTAATACCTCTACAGTTAGAAGAAGGGGTCCTTAAAATTCACCCATTTTCTTTTGACAGCTTGATTAATAATAGTCTTTTACTGCCAATTTGATTAACATTTGATGAGGAGTACAGGATGGAAAAAGAACTAATAAAAAATTTAAAATGCTTCAAAGGAGCTTACTTAAGTTTTCCGGCTCTGGAAAGAACCCAAGTTAAACATAAATTTTTACAACAGTTATCGAGGAATTTAAATATTCCTGTTTATTACTGGAATTTAGCCACTAAAGAGTTAACAGATCTCAAGAATTTTACCATCGAGCTAACCCATGTACAAGAATTATTTGGAAGCTTACAGAACCACTTTACAGATGGGATATTCTGTCTGGAAAATATAGGAACATTATTACATGATGAAATTCAAACCGAAAGGGAAACATTAACAACCTTGTTAATGGATACCTTGGAAAATTTCAAGCTGTCTGAGAACAAATATCTAATTTTGCTTGATATTGAGGAGTTAGAGTTACCAACGCATCTCAATTCTTTGTTACCTTCCGTAATTTATCCCTTACCTACTGTTTACGAGATTCAACAGATACTAGAGGACTGCAATAAGAGTAGCGGCATATCCTTGGAAATAAACGATCACCTCCTCAACTCAGTTTCAGGGTTATCAGCCGCAGAAATCGAGGTGGGTTGTCAGTTGGCACTTTTTGAAGAAAATTTTGCCGACGGTTTGTATCAATATAAAAAACGGCGACTCCTCGGGCTAGGCTTAGAATTCCTACCTACTCCAGACCTCAACGATTTTGGCGGCTTGGATAGGTTGAAACTGGGTATTGAACAAGTAGCTTTAGACTACTCCGCCCTTGCAAGGGAGTATGGATTGCCTTTTCCCAAGGGGTGGTTACTCGCAGGCCCTCCAGGGACGGGAAAAACTTTTGCCGCTAAAGTTGTTGCAAAAAGGCTAGGGTTTCCTTTAATTAATGTCGGGGTGGATTTAGTTAAATCCAAGGGTTCTGCTTATCTTAAACGTCTATTACAACGTATAGAAGCGGCTGCGCCGGCTGTATGTTACTTTGATGAGTTCGATAAATTTTTTGACCCTGAAGCGGCACTTACAGCAAGCGGCACGAAGGGGGAAGTTTTGGGCGTATTGCTAACCTGGTTACAGGAGAAGCAGAGTAAGGTGTTTGTTATCGCCACTCTCAATAGATTAGATGCACTGCCGCCAGAATTAACACGGGCTGGTCGGTTTGATAAGATTTACTATGTTGGTTTCCCTCAAGCTATTGAGCGTAAAGAGATTTTTCAGCTTCATGCCGGACGTTTTGATGAGCGATACAGGGTAGGTGATGGACCATTGGGGGAAAGGGAGTGGCGTTTACTTCTCTCAGAAACCAATTACTGCACTGGGGCCGAAATAAGGTTAATTGTGGAAATGGCGGCTAAAGATAGGTTTTATAATAACAATCCTATTACCTTGGAATTCAACGATTTTGTTCGAGTTCGTCGTCAAATTACGCCTTTATATGTAAGGGATACTGAAAGGGTTTTGGCGATGGAAAATCGAGCCAAAAATATTTCACAAGCGGCATCTAGTCCTGATACTTCCGTGTTCGCTCCCGAAAACTGGGATTTGTGGGGTGATGAGGAAAATTAAAGATTTCAAATTGACATTAAATTTTCTTTTAATTCCAAATCCGTTGAATATTATAGCTATCAAAGGCTAAGTCTCGACTTAAAATAGAAACACCTTCAACTATTGTCTGTGCGATGAGAAGCCGGTCAAACGGGTCATTATGATGAAACGGCAGAGTGGAAATAACAAACAGATGACTTAAGCTGATTGGCCAGAGTTCAAAATCTTCGAGTTTTACCTTTTGTTGTATATAATCTTCTATAGGTAAAGCTAAAGTTAATTTATTTTTGCTCTGTTTAATGGCAATTTCCCAGACAGTAGCTATGCTTATTAACTTTTGACATTTAATATCCTCCATTAAAATTCGAGCGGTGTTACTTAATTTAGGGTCGCCGCTAAAGAACCACAGGAAAGCATGAGTGTCTATCAATAATCTCATTAGGTATAATCCTTGAAATCATCTAATGGTTCATCAAAATCGTCGGATAAAAAAATTAAACCCTTGTCGCTACCGAAAAGAGGAGAACGTTCAGCAACGGATACGAGGGAGACTAACTTGGCCATAGGTTGATTTTGGACTTTGGACAAAAGAAAAAAATAATTAGCGTAAATATTACGCTAATATAAAA includes:
- a CDS encoding DUF2281 domain-containing protein, with the translated sequence MSKVQNQPMAKLVSLVSVAERSPLFGSDKGLIFLSDDFDEPLDDFKDYT
- a CDS encoding ATP-binding protein, which produces MEKELIKNLKCFKGAYLSFPALERTQVKHKFLQQLSRNLNIPVYYWNLATKELTDLKNFTIELTHVQELFGSLQNHFTDGIFCLENIGTLLHDEIQTERETLTTLLMDTLENFKLSENKYLILLDIEELELPTHLNSLLPSVIYPLPTVYEIQQILEDCNKSSGISLEINDHLLNSVSGLSAAEIEVGCQLALFEENFADGLYQYKKRRLLGLGLEFLPTPDLNDFGGLDRLKLGIEQVALDYSALAREYGLPFPKGWLLAGPPGTGKTFAAKVVAKRLGFPLINVGVDLVKSKGSAYLKRLLQRIEAAAPAVCYFDEFDKFFDPEAALTASGTKGEVLGVLLTWLQEKQSKVFVIATLNRLDALPPELTRAGRFDKIYYVGFPQAIERKEIFQLHAGRFDERYRVGDGPLGEREWRLLLSETNYCTGAEIRLIVEMAAKDRFYNNNPITLEFNDFVRVRRQITPLYVRDTERVLAMENRAKNISQAASSPDTSVFAPENWDLWGDEEN
- a CDS encoding type II toxin-antitoxin system VapC family toxin gives rise to the protein MRLLIDTHAFLWFFSGDPKLSNTARILMEDIKCQKLISIATVWEIAIKQSKNKLTLALPIEDYIQQKVKLEDFELWPISLSHLFVISTLPFHHNDPFDRLLIAQTIVEGVSILSRDLAFDSYNIQRIWN